In one window of Nitrospinaceae bacterium DNA:
- a CDS encoding sulfite exporter TauE/SafE family protein, which translates to MSGYEWAATVAILAAGGLLKGAIGFGLPVFANSFLFLFMAPQKVVVLMSVPVLVTNLLNVQTGWKEWRNLRHVLPYFIAGAATVPAGVIFLNETNPDVIRIFLAGVVFFYLAMHRRLPAMDSFGVGTRTAIGLVCGLAVGFTMGATGITGPVHGVYLTMFLWPKDVFVFVINAFNVLTAGTLAGSLASHGKYTTQVFWEIGLALIPVMAGFSAGVRIRDRIPQEIFYRVVRGVLFLIGLILVGRSILNLS; encoded by the coding sequence TTGAGTGGATATGAATGGGCCGCCACCGTAGCAATTCTCGCCGCCGGGGGGCTGCTTAAAGGTGCCATCGGATTTGGCCTTCCTGTATTCGCAAATTCTTTTCTTTTTCTTTTTATGGCGCCGCAAAAGGTGGTCGTCTTGATGTCAGTGCCGGTGTTAGTGACAAACCTGCTCAACGTCCAGACGGGCTGGAAGGAATGGCGCAATCTCCGGCATGTGCTTCCCTATTTTATCGCGGGGGCTGCCACCGTTCCGGCGGGCGTAATTTTCCTGAATGAAACGAATCCAGATGTTATTCGAATATTTCTCGCTGGAGTGGTCTTTTTTTACTTGGCGATGCACCGGCGGCTTCCGGCGATGGATTCATTTGGAGTGGGCACACGCACAGCTATCGGGTTGGTATGCGGTCTTGCCGTGGGCTTTACGATGGGTGCCACAGGCATTACGGGACCGGTACATGGCGTTTATCTAACAATGTTTCTTTGGCCCAAGGATGTATTCGTGTTTGTAATCAACGCGTTCAATGTCCTAACGGCGGGCACGCTTGCGGGTTCCCTTGCATCCCACGGTAAATATACGACCCAGGTATTCTGGGAGATTGGGCTGGCTCTGATCCCTGTAATGGCGGGCTTTTCTGCAGGGGTGCGGATTCGAGATCGCATTCCGCAGGAGATATTTTACCGGGTGGTTAGGGGGGTGCTGTTTCTGATTGGGCTTATCCTTGTGGGGCGCTCGATCTTGAATTTGAGCTAA
- a CDS encoding sulfite exporter TauE/SafE family protein, with product MSELSPLFLTLAIGALFFAGFVKGTVGFGITLIVVPVLVLVITPQEAIVLNSLPVFIMNAATAATTAREFRELKRIRWMLPIAFVCVPVGVKVLIWIDPEPVRALIGLMIIFFIAIRFSGWHPPQISESGQKVFGAVMGVIIGFIFGMIMMPVAFIIFYINTLALRREAFVFLLNIIATTLSLIQVSSFYWHGLYAADAWWSTLLMLVPALAGLWVGTRFRRRLSERIFERLVLVLLGVAGLILIVRYGTVLF from the coding sequence GTGTCTGAACTCTCCCCGTTATTTTTGACCCTGGCGATAGGAGCGCTTTTTTTCGCCGGATTTGTGAAGGGTACCGTCGGATTCGGCATTACGCTGATCGTTGTGCCCGTTCTCGTGTTGGTGATTACGCCGCAGGAGGCAATTGTCCTCAACTCCTTGCCCGTATTCATAATGAATGCCGCGACGGCTGCCACCACGGCGCGAGAATTCCGCGAACTCAAACGAATAAGATGGATGTTGCCCATCGCCTTCGTTTGTGTGCCCGTCGGCGTAAAAGTGCTCATCTGGATCGATCCTGAGCCGGTCCGCGCCCTCATCGGGCTCATGATTATATTTTTTATCGCTATTCGTTTTTCTGGTTGGCATCCGCCGCAAATTTCCGAGTCTGGTCAGAAGGTTTTTGGAGCCGTTATGGGCGTTATTATCGGGTTCATATTCGGGATGATTATGATGCCGGTGGCATTTATTATATTTTACATAAATACGCTTGCGTTAAGGCGCGAGGCGTTTGTTTTCTTGCTCAATATTATCGCCACCACGTTGTCGCTCATTCAGGTTTCATCGTTTTATTGGCATGGCCTGTATGCAGCAGATGCCTGGTGGAGCACTTTGTTGATGCTCGTCCCAGCTTTGGCTGGTCTGTGGGTCGGCACCCGTTTTCGCCGGAGGCTCTCGGAGAGGATATTTGAGCGCCTCGTTCTTGTATTACTCGGAGTCGCTGGGCTCATCTTGATCGTCCGCTACGGGACAGTTTTGTTTTGA
- a CDS encoding carboxymuconolactone decarboxylase family protein: MAHNTSLGQAAGITEAQIEAIVSEDYMNSPLLSSREKAAVLWAEHVTKNTARDRDDIFEIVNKEFTETELIEVTLMSCLFNSWNRFMDSLHMPIEEQGEVDKIQKSVALNPDRVKNYLQTMIDNWPETFPEPDGQALS; encoded by the coding sequence ATGGCCCACAATACGTCGCTTGGTCAGGCGGCGGGAATCACCGAGGCACAAATCGAGGCGATAGTTTCGGAGGATTACATGAACTCGCCTCTTCTTTCTAGCCGGGAGAAGGCGGCGGTCCTCTGGGCGGAGCACGTAACGAAAAATACTGCCCGTGATCGGGACGATATCTTTGAGATCGTGAACAAGGAGTTCACCGAAACAGAGTTGATTGAGGTTACGCTGATGAGTTGCCTGTTTAATTCCTGGAATCGCTTTATGGACTCGCTCCACATGCCAATTGAGGAGCAGGGAGAGGTCGATAAGATTCAAAAGTCAGTCGCGCTGAATCCCGATAGAGTGAAGAATTATCTCCAGACGATGATCGACAACTGGCCCGAGACATTCCCCGAGCCGGATGGACAGGCACTCAGCTAG
- the rdgB gene encoding RdgB/HAM1 family non-canonical purine NTP pyrophosphatase, with translation MKIIFATRNAGKVRELRHALEGLPISVLSQDEAGIDTQAEEVGESYAENALIKAEAVCLASGLAALADDSGVEVDALPGELGVRSARFGGEGLDDAGRNRLLLERLEGVAEGGRVARYVCALAFCRPGREPVYFEGLMPGRILESPRGEGGFGYDPLMLIPERGLSAAELDLDVKNRISHRGRALMAFREWLAGELGT, from the coding sequence GTGAAGATCATTTTCGCCACCCGAAATGCCGGCAAGGTTCGAGAGCTTAGGCACGCGCTCGAGGGTTTGCCGATCTCTGTGCTCTCCCAGGATGAGGCTGGCATCGATACCCAGGCAGAAGAGGTGGGTGAGAGCTACGCCGAAAACGCGCTGATCAAAGCCGAGGCTGTATGTCTGGCGTCGGGACTTGCCGCCCTGGCGGATGACTCGGGGGTCGAGGTGGATGCGCTTCCGGGTGAGTTGGGAGTGCGCTCGGCCCGCTTCGGGGGCGAGGGGCTCGATGACGCAGGGCGCAACCGCTTGTTGCTTGAGCGCCTGGAGGGTGTGGCCGAAGGTGGGAGGGTGGCACGCTATGTGTGCGCCCTAGCGTTTTGCCGCCCTGGCCGGGAGCCTGTTTATTTCGAGGGCTTGATGCCAGGGCGGATTTTGGAATCTCCGAGGGGTGAGGGGGGATTCGGCTACGATCCGCTTATGCTCATTCCTGAACGGGGCCTGAGCGCCGCTGAACTTGATTTGGATGTGAAAAACAGGATCAGCCACCGAGGCCGGGCGCTCATGGCGTTCCGCGAGTGGTTGGCGGGGGAATTGGGTACCTAG
- the rph gene encoding ribonuclease PH, giving the protein MASNAKKKDGSGIGPLIRADGRMPDECREVKAQIGYIQTTPGSCLFEMGNTRVLCTVSAEDSVPPHKRGSGEGWVTAEYSMLPGSGTSRVPRSRSRSGRAQEIQRLIGRSMRAIVDLELLGERTLYVDCDVLQADGGTRCASVTGGFIALSLAVDSLMKTGGLEKNPLIGSIAAVSVGIIGTTPILDLDYGEDVEAEVDMNVVMTGKGRFVEIQGTAEGEPFKKSEMNKLIQLAEKGIDQLSELQGRFLGGA; this is encoded by the coding sequence ATGGCCAGCAACGCCAAGAAAAAGGACGGTTCGGGCATAGGCCCCTTGATCCGGGCGGACGGGCGAATGCCCGATGAGTGCCGCGAAGTGAAGGCGCAGATTGGCTACATTCAGACGACGCCGGGCAGTTGTCTATTCGAGATGGGAAATACGCGCGTTCTGTGTACGGTTTCGGCCGAGGATTCTGTGCCGCCCCATAAACGGGGAAGTGGCGAGGGATGGGTGACGGCGGAATATTCCATGTTGCCAGGCAGTGGCACCTCGCGTGTTCCGCGCTCAAGATCGAGGAGTGGCCGCGCGCAAGAGATTCAGCGCCTTATTGGTCGTTCAATGAGGGCCATCGTGGACTTGGAACTCCTAGGCGAGCGGACGCTTTATGTCGATTGCGATGTGCTTCAGGCCGATGGGGGGACGCGCTGCGCCTCGGTGACGGGTGGATTTATTGCGCTGAGCCTGGCAGTCGATTCCTTGATGAAAACGGGTGGGCTTGAGAAAAACCCACTGATTGGCTCCATTGCGGCGGTAAGCGTGGGTATTATCGGAACGACACCGATTCTTGATCTCGATTATGGCGAGGATGTTGAGGCTGAAGTGGATATGAATGTCGTCATGACGGGAAAAGGCCGCTTCGTTGAGATTCAGGGTACCGCCGAGGGCGAGCCATTTAAAAAATCCGAAATGAACAAGCTTATTCAATTGGCTGAGAAGGGCATCGACCAACTCTCCGAATTACAAGGTCGTTTTCTCGGGGGCGCCTGA
- a CDS encoding efflux RND transporter permease subunit, which translates to MGVICALVLGSFALTRIPVDFLPRIVYPRIFIGIDFPGADPQVVEEQVTKVVERELATTQGLVRIFSVSREGAARLWLFFDFKRDIDLALQDAITKFNVARRNLPDEIQTSLQNTRIFKSDPAQVPIIEYALSSKKMKGPELQTWARKVLIPQLMVVPGIASVEAFGGQSEEIQVLVDFPRMQGLGLNLPSVLKRMRSENMDLAAGRVKTAEREYSSRTQGKLRSPEELKRLIFPTQDGSRVYLSDFAKVKDKGRDRRIFVWLNGEESIKVVALKQPDANTISVVDGLTARMNFLKRYGIVPPEVHLTAISDQSFFIRSSIKNVLTSALVGGILAIIVVVLFLGSLRRTLIIGLAIPVASVFTFFLMWMFGFTFNIFSLGGVALGVGMLVDNAIVMLENISRHQGMGDEPVKAAEEGAAEVETPMIASTLTNVAAVLPFLLVSGYVALLFRELILTITFAFICSLFIGLTVVAMLSARMLQIPMTSGFSRFPLFRFFAWFIAKLNDLYRAILGPVLRMRWVVIIVALVLCSSAYLLLGQLGNELLPKVDDGRVTVDIRFSPGGKLEYTKEVTRRVHDMLLKDAEVDKVFATAGGRLFGRNFSASASRGRIAVNLKKGVSVFAYLKKLRPRISRLEYPDARIYAYKSRVRGLRTSNSRHNKSFSLGVRGDDLKVINQIGEETVDRLQGIPGLKNVQLNEDRPRPEYHIKINRERAAELGLSVEEVGDTVSTAIDGSVATYLNRADQRVPVRVKLSDTAIKSAQDLENLPLFPVGRESTRLSHVAQVRYGSGSSVIVRVDQNRRLQITGDISGRSLGDVSRDVRARLADIKLPRGYFILPGDDEENLNKSNRELLTLALLALFLVYVVMAIQYDSFVNPFVIIFAVPPALSGALIGLYLTGTPFGSTVLIGIILLVGIVVNNSIVMVDYIEQLRRQGTEIREAIVEGASTRLRPILMTTLTTVCALVPLALGWGQGSEMLKPLGVVVLSGLSLSTLFTLFLVPCVFLVAKNLVAKLRSLVGLAPRELSPSS; encoded by the coding sequence ATGGGCGTAATATGTGCCCTCGTCCTGGGAAGTTTTGCACTTACCCGCATACCGGTGGATTTCCTGCCTCGGATTGTTTATCCCCGTATCTTTATTGGCATCGATTTTCCGGGTGCGGATCCCCAGGTGGTCGAGGAGCAGGTGACCAAGGTGGTTGAGCGCGAGTTGGCGACGACCCAGGGGCTTGTTCGTATTTTCTCGGTTAGCCGGGAGGGCGCGGCGCGGCTATGGCTGTTCTTTGATTTTAAGCGCGACATCGATCTTGCGCTTCAGGATGCCATCACGAAATTTAACGTGGCGCGGCGCAACCTGCCCGACGAGATACAGACCTCGCTCCAGAATACGCGAATCTTCAAATCCGACCCGGCGCAAGTTCCAATCATCGAGTATGCCCTTTCTTCGAAAAAAATGAAGGGCCCTGAGCTTCAGACCTGGGCGCGCAAGGTGCTGATTCCTCAGCTAATGGTGGTGCCCGGCATCGCCTCGGTCGAGGCCTTCGGCGGCCAATCGGAGGAAATTCAGGTCCTCGTGGACTTTCCCCGGATGCAGGGGCTCGGGCTGAATCTTCCCAGCGTATTGAAGCGCATGCGTTCTGAGAATATGGACCTGGCAGCCGGGCGGGTGAAAACAGCCGAGCGCGAATATTCGAGCCGTACCCAGGGCAAGCTCCGCTCGCCCGAGGAGCTTAAGCGCCTTATTTTTCCGACACAGGACGGCAGCCGCGTATATCTCAGTGATTTTGCTAAGGTCAAAGACAAAGGAAGGGACCGCCGGATTTTCGTCTGGCTCAATGGCGAGGAGAGCATTAAGGTTGTTGCCCTCAAGCAGCCCGATGCGAACACGATTTCCGTGGTGGATGGGTTGACCGCTCGGATGAACTTTCTCAAACGCTACGGCATCGTTCCTCCCGAGGTGCACCTCACTGCGATTTCAGATCAAAGTTTTTTCATCCGCTCATCGATTAAAAACGTTCTAACCTCTGCTCTGGTCGGCGGGATACTTGCGATTATTGTTGTCGTTCTTTTTCTTGGGAGCCTCAGGCGTACTCTCATCATCGGGCTGGCGATTCCGGTTGCCTCGGTGTTTACCTTCTTCTTGATGTGGATGTTTGGTTTCACCTTCAATATCTTCAGTCTCGGCGGGGTGGCGCTGGGGGTGGGTATGCTCGTCGATAACGCCATTGTTATGCTCGAAAATATATCTCGCCATCAAGGGATGGGAGATGAGCCGGTAAAGGCTGCCGAGGAAGGCGCGGCTGAGGTCGAGACCCCCATGATTGCCTCTACCCTGACCAACGTGGCGGCGGTGCTTCCCTTTTTGCTGGTGTCTGGCTACGTCGCGCTTTTGTTCCGCGAGCTTATCCTGACAATAACCTTCGCCTTTATATGCAGCTTGTTCATCGGTCTCACTGTGGTGGCCATGCTCTCGGCCCGGATGCTCCAGATCCCGATGACAAGCGGATTTAGCCGGTTTCCTCTATTTCGGTTTTTTGCCTGGTTCATCGCGAAGCTAAATGATCTTTACCGGGCGATTCTGGGCCCGGTGCTCCGGATGAGGTGGGTGGTGATTATCGTCGCGTTGGTGCTTTGTTCGAGCGCCTATCTTTTGCTGGGCCAACTTGGCAACGAATTGCTGCCCAAGGTGGATGACGGGCGCGTCACGGTGGACATTCGCTTCTCGCCGGGGGGTAAGCTCGAATATACCAAGGAGGTCACCCGCCGGGTGCACGACATGCTTTTGAAGGATGCCGAGGTGGATAAAGTATTCGCTACGGCGGGTGGGCGATTATTCGGAAGAAATTTCTCGGCCTCGGCCTCCAGGGGGCGCATTGCGGTGAACCTCAAGAAAGGGGTGAGCGTATTCGCCTATCTCAAAAAGCTTAGGCCTCGAATTTCCCGTCTCGAATACCCCGATGCAAGAATCTATGCCTACAAAAGCCGGGTGCGTGGCCTCAGGACATCCAACTCCCGCCATAATAAGAGCTTCTCCCTTGGGGTGCGTGGTGACGATTTGAAAGTCATCAATCAGATTGGTGAGGAGACGGTCGATCGCCTCCAGGGCATACCTGGTTTGAAAAATGTTCAATTAAATGAGGACCGACCCCGGCCCGAATATCATATTAAGATTAACCGTGAGAGGGCGGCCGAGCTTGGCCTTTCGGTTGAGGAGGTGGGCGACACCGTGAGCACTGCCATCGACGGCTCAGTCGCTACCTATCTGAATAGGGCGGATCAACGTGTGCCCGTCCGAGTGAAGCTCTCGGACACGGCAATCAAAAGCGCGCAGGACCTGGAGAATCTTCCACTCTTTCCGGTGGGCAGGGAGTCCACCCGGCTAAGCCATGTTGCCCAGGTGCGCTATGGTTCGGGAAGCTCGGTCATCGTACGCGTCGATCAAAACCGAAGGCTTCAGATTACGGGTGATATCTCGGGCCGCTCGCTGGGCGATGTGAGCCGTGATGTGCGCGCCAGGCTTGCGGACATAAAGCTGCCCAGGGGCTACTTCATTCTTCCCGGAGACGATGAGGAGAATCTCAACAAATCGAACCGCGAGTTATTGACGCTCGCCCTGCTCGCCTTGTTTTTGGTCTATGTCGTGATGGCGATTCAATATGACTCGTTCGTTAACCCGTTTGTCATCATCTTCGCTGTACCGCCCGCGCTATCGGGTGCGCTTATTGGGCTCTATCTTACGGGAACACCCTTTGGCTCGACTGTCCTCATTGGGATAATTCTTCTTGTCGGCATAGTGGTCAACAACTCGATTGTCATGGTGGATTATATTGAGCAACTCAGGAGGCAGGGCACTGAAATTCGTGAGGCTATCGTCGAGGGCGCCTCGACCCGTCTTCGCCCGATTCTCATGACGACACTTACAACGGTGTGCGCGCTGGTGCCACTTGCGCTCGGATGGGGACAGGGCTCGGAAATGCTCAAGCCTCTCGGTGTAGTTGTCCTGAGTGGCCTTTCACTCTCGACCCTGTTCACTCTTTTTCTCGTTCCGTGCGTTTTCCTTGTGGCTAAGAATCTTGTTGCCAAGCTCAGGTCGCTGGTGGGGCTCGCACCTAGGGAGTTATCTCCAAGTAGTTAG
- a CDS encoding efflux RND transporter periplasmic adaptor subunit, whose product MSGMWVSMRKFSPRRLQSFDIKLSRAVLRVFIAAFLFLFVSIQLAPPAEAGRGRRRRRAVLPVEVQKAAKARMGRGVKATGTIYPFSEVKLMSRAEGQVQEVKVREGDFLLKGQILATLDSTIHRIQLALAESELASVRAHVKKLKAGYRPQEIAAAEAGVEQVRASLKRSEAELEGAKARLKEAEINAQSLEAMFKRGVISRQEWLKVSTESLRARAEIAERTARISEDRARINVASEELKLKRLGNRAEDIEAAKADEQKARQNVFLLQTQLDYFNIKSPISGVVTERRVEPGDLAVNRSHLFTLAQIRKLRVRSRVSELDLTRLKKGQNTRIELDAFRGRIFNGKLSRIYPQVDPRARQLTVEVELDNSNLVLRPGLLARLKFEPLMGREVINLPVHAVLWDGNTERRVGHVFVIKRMNGKRRGKEGKGGRGGQLRKKGDKRPDAVSGQAEAGEKKIGAPRGGKRGGKGGGKKGPKFMAVKRKVKLGEMVDGRIEILKGLKVGERVIVSATGQLKDGKPIRIVN is encoded by the coding sequence ATGAGCGGCATGTGGGTGTCAATGCGTAAATTCAGTCCGAGGCGGCTGCAGTCCTTTGACATAAAGCTTTCTCGCGCTGTTCTCCGTGTTTTTATCGCTGCGTTCTTATTCTTATTCGTCTCCATACAACTTGCCCCTCCAGCTGAAGCGGGCCGTGGAAGGCGACGGCGCAGAGCGGTTCTTCCGGTAGAGGTGCAAAAAGCCGCCAAGGCCCGCATGGGCAGGGGTGTTAAGGCGACGGGGACAATTTATCCATTCAGCGAAGTGAAGCTGATGAGCCGGGCCGAGGGCCAGGTCCAGGAGGTGAAGGTCCGCGAGGGAGATTTTCTTCTCAAGGGGCAGATTCTCGCAACGCTCGACTCGACTATCCACCGGATTCAGTTAGCACTGGCCGAGAGCGAACTTGCCTCCGTTCGTGCTCACGTAAAAAAACTCAAGGCTGGATATCGTCCCCAGGAGATAGCGGCCGCCGAGGCGGGTGTCGAGCAGGTACGCGCCTCGCTAAAACGCTCGGAGGCCGAGCTTGAGGGTGCCAAGGCGCGACTCAAGGAAGCTGAGATTAACGCTCAATCTTTAGAGGCGATGTTCAAGCGCGGGGTTATCAGCCGCCAGGAGTGGCTCAAAGTCTCAACCGAGTCTCTTCGCGCTCGTGCCGAAATTGCCGAGCGGACTGCCCGCATCAGCGAGGACAGGGCAAGGATCAACGTGGCCAGCGAGGAACTCAAGCTCAAGCGTCTTGGCAACCGCGCCGAGGACATCGAGGCTGCCAAGGCGGACGAGCAAAAGGCGCGCCAGAACGTTTTTCTTCTTCAAACTCAACTCGACTACTTTAATATCAAATCTCCTATCTCCGGCGTTGTCACCGAACGCCGGGTAGAGCCCGGGGATCTGGCTGTCAACCGCTCACACTTGTTCACTCTGGCCCAGATCCGCAAACTTCGTGTCCGCTCCCGGGTGAGTGAACTTGATTTAACCCGCCTTAAGAAGGGGCAGAACACTAGAATCGAACTCGATGCGTTTCGCGGGCGGATTTTCAATGGAAAGCTCAGTCGGATATATCCGCAGGTCGATCCGCGTGCTCGCCAGCTTACCGTTGAGGTCGAACTCGACAACTCGAATCTTGTGCTCAGGCCGGGTCTGCTTGCTCGCTTGAAATTTGAACCCCTCATGGGCCGGGAGGTGATCAACCTGCCGGTTCATGCGGTGCTATGGGACGGCAACACAGAGCGCCGGGTGGGTCATGTCTTTGTCATCAAGCGCATGAATGGGAAAAGGAGAGGCAAAGAGGGCAAGGGCGGTCGCGGTGGCCAATTGCGCAAGAAGGGGGATAAACGTCCCGACGCGGTATCGGGACAGGCCGAGGCGGGAGAGAAAAAAATAGGTGCGCCGCGCGGTGGAAAAAGAGGCGGTAAAGGGGGCGGAAAGAAAGGCCCAAAATTCATGGCCGTGAAACGCAAGGTCAAGCTCGGCGAGATGGTAGACGGGAGAATCGAGATTCTTAAAGGGCTCAAAGTGGGCGAGAGGGTGATCGTCAGCGCCACCGGACAATTAAAGGACGGCAAGCCCATCCGGATAGTCAATTGA
- the moaA gene encoding GTP 3',8-cyclase MoaA yields MPLLDNYGRAHDDLRISVTDRCNFRCFYCMPEEGMSFLPHEEILSYEEVARVVRLTTELGFTSYHLTGGEPLLRKDIDQLIRQMLEIQPGMDLALTTNGVYLPEMAERLYEAGLRRVNISLDTLDENKFLLMTRRNLLDQVLKGIEAAAAAGFSPIKINAVAIKNLTEAELPEFAKWARETGHIVRFIEYMPLDADKGWEREKVLTAEEILKGLSSEGELEITSGHPSDPATRYRYKDGKGEVGVIASVTRPFCEACNRLRLTAEGEIRTCLFSAEEHSIKALLRGGSSDDEIKKWLAEVVRTKTPGHLIGQKEFVQPSRTMSSIGG; encoded by the coding sequence ATGCCTTTATTAGACAACTATGGCAGGGCGCACGACGATTTGCGTATCTCCGTAACCGACCGGTGCAACTTTCGGTGTTTTTACTGCATGCCAGAGGAGGGGATGAGTTTTCTGCCCCACGAGGAAATTCTTAGCTACGAGGAGGTGGCGCGGGTCGTGCGGCTGACGACTGAACTGGGTTTTACGAGCTATCACCTTACCGGCGGCGAGCCTTTGTTGAGAAAGGATATTGATCAACTGATTCGCCAGATGCTTGAGATTCAGCCGGGCATGGACCTTGCGCTGACGACGAACGGGGTTTATTTGCCCGAGATGGCCGAGCGTCTTTACGAGGCCGGGCTTCGCCGGGTGAACATCAGCCTCGATACGCTCGATGAGAATAAGTTTTTGCTCATGACGCGGCGAAACCTGCTCGACCAGGTTTTGAAGGGAATCGAGGCGGCAGCGGCGGCGGGTTTCAGCCCGATAAAGATAAATGCGGTGGCGATCAAAAATTTAACGGAAGCCGAGCTTCCCGAGTTTGCTAAATGGGCGCGGGAGACGGGCCATATCGTTCGCTTTATCGAGTACATGCCGCTTGATGCTGATAAGGGTTGGGAGCGGGAAAAAGTGCTTACTGCCGAAGAAATTCTCAAAGGGCTCTCAAGCGAGGGCGAGCTTGAGATTACCTCGGGCCATCCATCCGACCCTGCGACACGCTACCGCTACAAAGATGGCAAGGGCGAGGTCGGGGTCATTGCCTCGGTGACGAGGCCGTTTTGTGAGGCCTGCAACAGGCTTCGCCTCACGGCTGAGGGCGAGATACGCACCTGCCTGTTTTCTGCCGAGGAGCACAGCATCAAGGCCCTGCTCAGGGGAGGCTCCTCGGACGATGAAATCAAAAAATGGCTTGCCGAGGTGGTTCGCACCAAGACGCCGGGCCATCTCATCGGGCAAAAAGAATTTGTCCAGCCTAGCCGTACGATGAGCTCCATTGGCGGCTGA